In Nicotiana tabacum cultivar K326 chromosome 2, ASM71507v2, whole genome shotgun sequence, the following proteins share a genomic window:
- the LOC107776453 gene encoding formiminotransferase cyclodeaminase-like protein, whose protein sequence is MDSNSISKDKKKNVMQSMLLCCKLYISESRNKEALEPIERAAKLDPETVIINKFQDRDYNRVNYTLVSYVIHDSTGCPIYSPLHQTVVSMVAAAYDAINLEQHSGAHPRLGVVDDILIHPLARASLDEAAWLAKKVAADIGNRFQVPVYLYAAAHPMGKALDTIRRELGYYRPNFRGIQWAGWAQPEHVPVKPDEGPEVVSRARGVVMIGAHQWVAMYNIPIMSTDLSAARRIAQRVSARGGGLPTVQTLGLFHGEDSTEIACILLEPNQIGADRVQNHVETLASQEGLDTEKGYFTDLSPEMIIERYMKLISNSA, encoded by the exons ATGGATTCCAATTCAATCTCCAAG GACAAGAAGAAAAATGTAATGCAATCTATGCTGTTATGCTGCAAGCTGTACATATCCGAATCACGCAACAAAGAAGCTCTTGAACCCATTGAGCGCGCTGCCAAACTTGATCCAGAAACAGTCATTATTAACAAATTTCAGGACCGCGATTACAATCGCGTGAACTATACTCTTGTATCGTATGTTATTCATGACAGCACAGGCTGCCCTATTTACAGCCCCTTGCATCAAACTGTGGTGTCCATGGTTGCTGCTGCCTATGACGCCATAAACCTTGAGCAGCACTCGGGTGCTCATCCTCGCCTTGGTGTCGTGGATGACATTCTCATTCATCCACTCGCGCGAGCTTCATTGGATGAAGCTGCTTGGCTTGCTAAAAAGGTTGCTGCTGATATTGGAAACCGGTTTCAAG TACCTGTTTATTTATATGCTGCTGCTCACCCAATGGGGAAAGCACTGGACACCATAAGGAGGGAGCTAGGATATTATCGGCCTAACTTCAGGGGCATCCAATGGGCAGGATGGGCTCAACCGGAGCATGTCCCGGTTAAACCAGATGAAGGTCCGGAAGTGGTGTCTCGAGCTAGAGGTGTCGTGATGATTGGAGCTCATCAATGGGTAGCCATGTACAACATTCCAATCATGTCGACTGATCTCTCAGCTGCTAGACGGATTGCTCAGAGGGTGAGTGCTCGAGGTGGAGGCCTCCCCACCGTGCAAACTTTAGGCCTGTTTCACGGTGAGGACTCAACTGAGATAGCTTGCATTCTGCTGGAACCAAACCAAATTGGAGCTGATCGCGTCCAGAACCATGTTGAGACACTGGCATCTCAAGAAGGCTTGGATACGGAGAAAGGGTATTTTACTGATTTGTCTCCTGAAATGATCATTGAAAgatatatgaaattaatttctaattCGGCCTGA
- the LOC107776454 gene encoding formiminotransferase cyclodeaminase-like protein — protein MINLFPTLNPKFFLFSKNSNKKMLKLMLACCKVYISESRNRAALESIEKAAKLFPEVPIVNKFEDEIYNRVGYTLVSKLYPNPSTESCPLKNASFAMVKAAFETIDLQQHCGTHPRLGVVDHVCFHPLAITSLELVASTAKSLAFEVGSNLQVPTYLYGAAHQEGRSLDSIRRELGYFHPNSSENQWAGGPKSQTLQLKPDEGPSRATQAKGVITIGATRWVDNYNIPVFTNDISIVRKIAKRVSGRGGGLPSVQSMALTHGGGTIEVACNLLEPARIGGDQVQLEVERLAREEGIAVGKGYYTDFSEEKIIESYLKLVQHSD, from the exons ATGATCAATCTCTTTCCTACACTCAACCCcaaattctttcttttttctaaGAACAGTAACAAGAAAATGCTAAAGTTGATGTTGGCTTGCTGTAAAGTGTACATATCAGAAAGCAGAAACAGGGCAGCTCTTGAATCAATTGAAAAAGCTGCTAAGTTATTTCCAGAGGTTCCCATTGTTAACAAATTTGAAGATGAGATTTACAACAGAGTTGGTTACACCCTTGTCTCCAAATTATATCCCAATCCCTCAACTGAATCTTGTCCCTTAAAAAATGCTTCTTTTGCAATGGTCAAAGCTGCATTTGAGACAATTGATCTTCAACAGCATTGTGGAACTCATCCTAGGCTTGGTGTTGTGGACCATGTTTGTTTTCACCCCTTGGCTATCACTTCTTTGGAGTTAGTTGCTTCCACTGCTAAGTCTTTGGCATTTGAAGTTGGTTCTAATCTTCAAG TCCCGACCTACTTATATGGAGCAGCACATCAAGAGGGAAGGTCACTTGATTCAATCAGAAGGGAGTTGGGATATTTCCATCCTAATTCAAGTGAGAACCAGTGGGCTGGTGGGCCAAAATCGCAGACTTTGCAATTAAAGCCCGATGAGGGTCCTTCCCGAGCAACTCAAGCAAAAGGTGTGATTACAATCGGAGCTACCAGGTGGGTTGACAACTATAACATTCCCGTCTTCACCAATGACATATCCATTGTTCGTAAAATTGCAAAGAGAGTCAGTGGAAGAGGAGGTGGACTTCCGTCAGTGCAATCCATGGCACTAACTCACGGAGGTGGCACAATTGAGGTTGCTTGCAACTTACTGGAACCAGCTAGGATTGGTGGCGACCAAGTACAGCTTGAAGTTGAGCGGCTTGCTAGGGAAGAGGGTATTGCTGTCGGAAAGGGATATTATACAGATTTCTCAGAAGAAAAAATAATTGAAAGCTACTTGAAACTAGTTCAACATTCTGACTAG
- the LOC107776452 gene encoding beta-glucuronosyltransferase GlcAT14A → MRKYANSYSGRVFNDKNFSSHSGRVFSDRHWKIPFFVSLLVSITLFTATIFGLYSSSYGRDQMQLDMVSSFARPAESDGYFVESDFQSFQSNGFAKSEPPRFAYLISGTKGDSHRMMRTLQAVYHPRNQYVLHMDLEAPPRERLNLTISVKNDPIFRKVENVRVMAQSNLVTYKGPTMIACTLQAISILLKESSKWDWFINLSASDYPLVTQDDLLHVFSNLSRNLNFIENMLLHGWKLNQRAKPIIIDPGLYLSKKSDIATTSQRRSLPTAFTLFTGSAWVILTRSFVEYCIWGWDNFPRTLLMYYTNFVSSPEGYFHTVICNSEEFRSTAIGHDLHYIAWDTPPKQHPISLTLKDFNKMVNSSAPFARKFRKDDPVLDKIDKELLGRTNRFAPGAWCNGSSSDRADPCSVVGDDSVFRPGPGANRLHELMNKLLSEDFRSKQCSTKS, encoded by the exons ATGAGGAAATATGCCAATTCTTATTCAGGAAGAGTATTTAATGATAAAAATTTTAGTTCTCATTCCGGAAGGGTATTTAGCGACAGACATTGGAAAATACCATTCTTTGTGAGCTTGCTTGTGTCTATTACTCTGTTCACAGCAACTATTTTtgggttatattcatcatcatatGGAAGAGATCAAATGCAGTTGGATATGGTTTCTTCTTTTGCTAGGCCAGCAGAATCGGATGGATATTTTGTGGAATCCGATTTCCAGTCATTTCAATCAAATGGCTTTGCGAAAAGTGAACCACCTAGATTTGCTTATCTCATATCAGGCACAAAGGGTGACAGTCACAGAATGATGAGGACTTTGCAAGCGGTTTATCACCCGAGAAATCAGTATGTTCTACATATGGATCTTGAGGCTCCACCTCGAGAAAGATTGAACTTAACAATTTCGGTGAAGAATGATCCCATATTCCGCAAAGTAGAGAATGTTCGAGTAATGGCTCAGTCAAATTTAGTGACGTATAAGGGCCCTACGATGATTGCTTGTACCCTTCAAGCTATATCCATTCTGCTAAAGGAAAGTTCAAAGTGGGACTGGTTTATCAATCTCAGTGCTTCAGACTATCCGCTAGTGACTCAAGATG ATTTGCTCCATGTTTTCTCTAATTTGTCCAGAAATCTGAATTTCATTGAAAACATGCTGCTTCATGGGTGGAAACT GAACCAGAGAGCTAAACCTATCATTATTGATCCTGGTCTTTATTTGTCTAAGAAATCTGACATTGCCACTACTTCTCAACGGCGATCACTACCTACAGCTTTTACATTGTTTACAG GCTCCGCATGGGTGATACTGACACGCTCTTTTGTGGAGTACTGCATATGGGGATGGGATAACTTTCCAAGGACTCTGCTCATGTACTACACAAATTTTGTTTCTTCACCAGAAGGCTATTTTCACACGGTAATTTGCAACTCCGAAGAGTTTCGTAGCACTGCAATAGGCCATGATTTGCATTACATTGCTTGGGATACCCCTCCCAAGCAACATCCTATTTCACTGACATTGAAGGACTTCAACAAAATGGTTAATAGCAGTGCACCATTTGCTCGAAAATTTCGCAAGGATGATCCTGTCTTAGACAAGATTGATAAAGAGCTGCTTGGTCGTACAAATCGTTTTGCACCAGGAGCATGGTGTAATGGAAGCTCATCTGACAGAGCTGATCCCTGCTCTGTGGTTGGAGATGATTCGGTGTTTAGGCCTGGTCCTGGTGCCAACAGGTTGCATGAGCTAATGAACAAACTGCTATCTGAAGATTTTCGTAGTAAACAATGCTCAACTAAGAGTTAA